A stretch of Dryobates pubescens isolate bDryPub1 chromosome 24, bDryPub1.pri, whole genome shotgun sequence DNA encodes these proteins:
- the CDKL2 gene encoding cyclin-dependent kinase-like 2 isoform X2, whose amino-acid sequence MEKYQVLGLVGEGSYGMVTKCRNKENGQVVAVKKFLESEDDAVVRKIAVREIRLLKQLRHENLVNLLEVYKKKKRWYLVFEFVDHTVLDDLEAFPNGLDYSRVQKYLFQIIRGIAFCHSHNIIHRDIKPENILVSQAGVVKLCDFGFARTLAASGEAYTDYVATRWYRAPELLVGDSKYGKAVDVWAIGCLITEMLTGEPLFPGDSDIDQLYHITKCLGNLIPRHQELFYKNPLFSGMRLPEVKEAESLDKRYPKLPAAVLDLAKKCLQIDPDKRPSCAELLQCDLFTKDGFAERFTQELKLKIQKEAKDHQLQKKSKISKRDKDDVLEERKMLGVQDISIDPKSREAKLLKAKRSKADAEKAERASHLSSLYESAINPFKISPQTSLKDSSSSLDCAKNIGITVIPPINQSFSPTTVGMGHVPGNLHYRVDEKSKKYLNPFLKQRKHSPAGCYSVSLTSVTNEKNPLQANRKKWECSKTDLRLPELNHLPELRGVEAWHPRFLRKENKTILESRVPSLAAIDLHNPSLASQQLSGTLLPDALESSFPRVEH is encoded by the exons ATGGAGAAGTACCAAGTGCTGGGCCTGGTGGGAGAAGGCAGCTACGGGATGGTGACCAAGTGTAGAAACAAGGAGAACGGGCAGGTCGTCGCCGTCAAGAAGTTCCTGGAAAGTGAGGACGATGCTGTGGTGAGGAAGATCGCCGTGAGGGAAATAAGGCTGCTGAAG CAACTCAGGCATGAGAATCTGGTGAACCTGCTGGAAGTGTACAAAAAGAAGAAACGGTGGTACCTGGTGTTTGAATTTGTGGATCACACGGTGCTTGATGACCTTGAGGCCTTTCCAAACGGGCTGGACTACAGCAGGGTTCAGAAATACTTGTTTCAGATCATCAGAGGAATAGCCTTTTGTCACAGCCACAAT ATAATACACCGGGACATTAAGCCAGAGAACATCCTGGTTTCCCAGGCAGGAGTCGTCAAGCTGTGTGACTTCGGCTTTGCCCGGACCTTGGCAGCCTCTGGGGAAGCTTACACAGACTATGTGGCAACCCGCTGGTacagggccccagagctgctggtgggagaCAGCAAGTATGGCAA aGCTGTGGATGTGTGGGCTATTGGCTGTCTGATAACAGAAATGCTCACAGGGGAGCCGCTCTTCCCTGGAGATTCAGACATTGACCAGCTCTACCACATCACCAAGTGCCTGG GCAATTTAATTCCAAGACATCAAGAGTTATTCTATAAAAATCCCCTCTTTTCTGGCATGAGGCTGCCTGAAGTGAAGGAGGCTGAATCGCTGGACAAACGATATcccaagctccctgctgcagtgctagaTTTAGCCAAG AAGTGTTTGCAGATTGATCCAGACAAGAGACCAtcctgtgctgagctcctgcagtgTGACCTCTTTACCAAGGATGGATTTGCTGAAAG ATTTACTCAGGAGCTTAAACTGAAGATTCAGAAGGAGGCCAAAGACCATCAATTGCAAAAGAAATCAAAAATCAGCAAAAGGGACAAAGATGATGttttagaagaaagaaaaatgcttgGTGTCCAG GACATCAGCATCGACCCAAAGAGCAGGGAAGCAAAGCTCTTGAAGGCAAAGCGCTCAAAAGCTgatgcagagaaagcagagcgAGCCTCCCACCTGAGCTCCCTCTATGAAAGTGCCATCAACCCATTCAAAATAAGCCCTCAAACCAGCCTCAAagattccagcagcagcttggactGTGCCAAGAACATTGGCATAACAGTGATCCCTCCCATCAACCAGAGCTTTTCTCCCACTACAGTCGGGATGGGTCATGTGCCTGGGAACCTTCATTACAG AGTTGATGAAAAGAGTAAGAAATACCTGAACCCATTTCTAAAGCAACGGAAGCATTCTCCAGCAGGCTGTTACAGTGTCAGCTTGACATCA GTGactaatgaaaaaaacccccttCAGGCCAACAGGAAAAAATGGGAATGCTCCAAGACAGATCTGCGTTTGCCAGAGCTAAATCatcttcctgaactgaggggagTGGAAG CATGGCATCCCAGATtcctcagaaaggaaaataaaaccattttAGAGTCCCGTGTCCCCTCCCTTGCTGCCATAGACCTCCATAATCcaagcctggcctcccagcag TTGTCAGGGACCTTGTTGCCTGATGCATTAGAAAGCAGCTTCCCCAGAGTTGAGCACTAG
- the PARM1 gene encoding prostate androgen-regulated mucin-like protein 1 encodes MGCCCRLLLALLLLPAGLGDDSAALPLAPTSPPFSSEGILEVPVFKDAAVSTPVPGQPLLPMPTESAEDGMSSGPVEGDNHNATTTAALSPTPAPVSSITTADSPSVASNPNLVPSTSETAPELWTANTASLTRDTTELGAASSLPGVPASPSSSLPTTGLYSSPGTFLSPTPVLVKPSTTQTPALTKDVPPVETMAMASSLATEPKSPPVTVMSPTAAEATANSKTTLSTGVIMEEVPRALSTGSVVAITVTVIVVVVLVFGAAAYLKIRHSSYGRLLDDHDYGSWGNYNNPLYDDS; translated from the exons atgggctgctgctgccgcctcctcctcgccctcctcctcctcccggcAG ggctgggtgatgactctgcagcactgccacttgcccccaccagccctcccttctcctctgagGGGATCCTAGAGGTCCCAGTCTTCAAGGATGCTGCTGTCTCCACACCAGTTCCTGGCCAGCCCTTGCTGCCCATGCCCACAGAATCTGCTGAAGATGGGATGTCCTCTGGGCCAGTGGAGGGGGATAACCACAATgccaccaccacagctgcacTGTCCCCCACTCCTGCCCCTGTGAGCTCCATCACCACAGCAGACAGCCCATCTGTAGCCTCCAACCCCAACTTGGTGCCATCAACCTCGGAGACAGCCCCAGAGCTTTGGACAGCAAATACTGCCAGCCTGACAAGGGACACAACAGAGCTCGGGGCAGCTTCCAGCCTCCCAGGTGTACCTGCatcaccctcctcctccctgcccaccacTGGCCTGTACTCATCCCCTGGGACATTCTTGTCCCCAACACCTGTGCTCGTgaagcccagcaccacccagacACCAGCGCTGACCAAGGATGTTCCTCCTGTGGAGACAATGGCCATGGCATCAAGCCTGGCCACAGAGCCAAAGTCCCCCCCAGTGACTGTGATGAGCCCCACTGCAGCTGAAGCCACAGCCAACAGCAAAACCACCCTGTCCACTGGAGTCATCATGGAAGAGGTCCCACGGGCCTTGAGCACAG GGAGTGTCGTGGCCATAACCGTGACAGTCATCGTGGTCGTGGTGCTGGTTTTTGGAGCAGCAGCATACCTCAAGATCAG GCACTCCTCCTACGGCAGGCTTCTGGATGACCACGACTATGGCTCCTGGGGCAACTACAACAACCCTCTTTATGATGACTCCTAG
- the CDKL2 gene encoding cyclin-dependent kinase-like 2 isoform X1, which yields MEKYQVLGLVGEGSYGMVTKCRNKENGQVVAVKKFLESEDDAVVRKIAVREIRLLKQLRHENLVNLLEVYKKKKRWYLVFEFVDHTVLDDLEAFPNGLDYSRVQKYLFQIIRGIAFCHSHNIIHRDIKPENILVSQAGVVKLCDFGFARTLAASGEAYTDYVATRWYRAPELLVGDSKYGKAVDVWAIGCLITEMLTGEPLFPGDSDIDQLYHITKCLGNLIPRHQELFYKNPLFSGMRLPEVKEAESLDKRYPKLPAAVLDLAKKCLQIDPDKRPSCAELLQCDLFTKDGFAERFTQELKLKIQKEAKDHQLQKKSKISKRDKDDVLEERKMLGVQQDISIDPKSREAKLLKAKRSKADAEKAERASHLSSLYESAINPFKISPQTSLKDSSSSLDCAKNIGITVIPPINQSFSPTTVGMGHVPGNLHYRVDEKSKKYLNPFLKQRKHSPAGCYSVSLTSVTNEKNPLQANRKKWECSKTDLRLPELNHLPELRGVEAWHPRFLRKENKTILESRVPSLAAIDLHNPSLASQQLSGTLLPDALESSFPRVEH from the exons ATGGAGAAGTACCAAGTGCTGGGCCTGGTGGGAGAAGGCAGCTACGGGATGGTGACCAAGTGTAGAAACAAGGAGAACGGGCAGGTCGTCGCCGTCAAGAAGTTCCTGGAAAGTGAGGACGATGCTGTGGTGAGGAAGATCGCCGTGAGGGAAATAAGGCTGCTGAAG CAACTCAGGCATGAGAATCTGGTGAACCTGCTGGAAGTGTACAAAAAGAAGAAACGGTGGTACCTGGTGTTTGAATTTGTGGATCACACGGTGCTTGATGACCTTGAGGCCTTTCCAAACGGGCTGGACTACAGCAGGGTTCAGAAATACTTGTTTCAGATCATCAGAGGAATAGCCTTTTGTCACAGCCACAAT ATAATACACCGGGACATTAAGCCAGAGAACATCCTGGTTTCCCAGGCAGGAGTCGTCAAGCTGTGTGACTTCGGCTTTGCCCGGACCTTGGCAGCCTCTGGGGAAGCTTACACAGACTATGTGGCAACCCGCTGGTacagggccccagagctgctggtgggagaCAGCAAGTATGGCAA aGCTGTGGATGTGTGGGCTATTGGCTGTCTGATAACAGAAATGCTCACAGGGGAGCCGCTCTTCCCTGGAGATTCAGACATTGACCAGCTCTACCACATCACCAAGTGCCTGG GCAATTTAATTCCAAGACATCAAGAGTTATTCTATAAAAATCCCCTCTTTTCTGGCATGAGGCTGCCTGAAGTGAAGGAGGCTGAATCGCTGGACAAACGATATcccaagctccctgctgcagtgctagaTTTAGCCAAG AAGTGTTTGCAGATTGATCCAGACAAGAGACCAtcctgtgctgagctcctgcagtgTGACCTCTTTACCAAGGATGGATTTGCTGAAAG ATTTACTCAGGAGCTTAAACTGAAGATTCAGAAGGAGGCCAAAGACCATCAATTGCAAAAGAAATCAAAAATCAGCAAAAGGGACAAAGATGATGttttagaagaaagaaaaatgcttgGTGTCCAG CAGGACATCAGCATCGACCCAAAGAGCAGGGAAGCAAAGCTCTTGAAGGCAAAGCGCTCAAAAGCTgatgcagagaaagcagagcgAGCCTCCCACCTGAGCTCCCTCTATGAAAGTGCCATCAACCCATTCAAAATAAGCCCTCAAACCAGCCTCAAagattccagcagcagcttggactGTGCCAAGAACATTGGCATAACAGTGATCCCTCCCATCAACCAGAGCTTTTCTCCCACTACAGTCGGGATGGGTCATGTGCCTGGGAACCTTCATTACAG AGTTGATGAAAAGAGTAAGAAATACCTGAACCCATTTCTAAAGCAACGGAAGCATTCTCCAGCAGGCTGTTACAGTGTCAGCTTGACATCA GTGactaatgaaaaaaacccccttCAGGCCAACAGGAAAAAATGGGAATGCTCCAAGACAGATCTGCGTTTGCCAGAGCTAAATCatcttcctgaactgaggggagTGGAAG CATGGCATCCCAGATtcctcagaaaggaaaataaaaccattttAGAGTCCCGTGTCCCCTCCCTTGCTGCCATAGACCTCCATAATCcaagcctggcctcccagcag TTGTCAGGGACCTTGTTGCCTGATGCATTAGAAAGCAGCTTCCCCAGAGTTGAGCACTAG